One region of Ahniella affigens genomic DNA includes:
- a CDS encoding Ig-like domain-containing protein — MSMNRLALGLSIALMSSTGTAGTFVFAGEGNGVDMVAHPEGYSGTGGAISVDVCIEPTTNNQTDMVVPLQNAIAHWNQMQQSVGNLRSGSDNQLTASQVDWESTMMHELGHCIGLAHPNLANESGLTGSDLEYTKTTDGADNAFNLTIGADNVRGSGDDTRGDDVNMHWYRRNSNNPFALQEPPFDFSTYARDLTALPAGQTFAANGDRTVSTLLSASGTEAIMQQGQFSDEDQRTLTADDVATLRLARAGNDRTAGNADDYTVQLTYGGVGTGCKITAIIDTTFTGLAVCELGGSFLSGNNIQITSARMRFSSTTNWHFATIRVPEPVAETINVATGGTATTTSGGASSLLANDTHPNGTALVLSTTAFPGPANGSITLNANGTFSYTHNGNSATTDRFVYRVCASGNTNACSMQRVDITISGASSLIFANGFE; from the coding sequence ATGAGCATGAATCGATTGGCACTGGGCTTGAGTATCGCCCTGATGAGCTCGACCGGCACGGCGGGGACGTTCGTGTTCGCAGGTGAAGGCAATGGCGTCGACATGGTCGCGCATCCCGAGGGCTACTCAGGCACCGGCGGTGCCATCTCCGTCGACGTGTGCATCGAGCCGACTACCAATAATCAGACCGACATGGTCGTACCACTGCAGAACGCGATTGCCCACTGGAATCAGATGCAACAGTCGGTCGGCAATCTGCGCTCAGGTTCCGACAATCAGCTGACCGCAAGCCAGGTCGACTGGGAATCAACGATGATGCATGAGCTCGGCCATTGCATCGGGCTCGCCCACCCGAACCTGGCGAACGAATCAGGACTGACCGGCTCTGATCTCGAGTACACGAAGACCACGGATGGTGCGGACAATGCCTTCAATTTGACCATTGGCGCCGACAATGTTCGCGGGAGCGGCGACGATACGCGCGGCGATGACGTCAACATGCACTGGTACCGCCGAAACAGCAATAATCCATTCGCGCTGCAAGAGCCGCCGTTCGACTTCAGCACCTACGCCCGTGATCTGACGGCGCTGCCGGCTGGACAAACCTTTGCGGCGAATGGCGATCGGACGGTCTCTACCCTCCTCAGCGCCAGCGGCACCGAAGCGATCATGCAGCAGGGCCAGTTCTCCGATGAAGATCAGCGCACGCTGACTGCCGATGATGTGGCCACCTTGCGTCTCGCGCGGGCTGGCAACGACCGCACTGCAGGCAATGCCGACGACTACACGGTCCAATTGACGTACGGCGGCGTCGGAACGGGGTGCAAGATCACAGCAATCATCGACACGACGTTCACCGGTCTCGCAGTGTGCGAACTGGGCGGCAGTTTTTTGTCGGGAAATAACATCCAGATCACGAGTGCGCGCATGCGCTTCAGTTCGACCACCAACTGGCATTTCGCCACGATACGCGTGCCCGAGCCCGTCGCGGAAACCATCAATGTGGCCACCGGCGGCACTGCGACCACCACGAGCGGCGGCGCCAGCTCATTGTTGGCAAACGACACCCATCCGAATGGCACTGCACTCGTACTCAGCACGACTGCGTTTCCGGGCCCTGCGAATGGTTCGATCACGCTAAACGCGAATGGCACCTTCAGCTACACGCACAATGGCAACTCGGCAACGACCGATCGGTTTGTCTACCGCGTCTGCGCTAGTGGCAACACGAATGCCTGCAGCATGCAGCGTGTGGACATCACGATCAGCGGTGCCAGCAGTCTGATTTTTGCAAACGGCTTTGAGTAA
- a CDS encoding Calx-beta domain-containing protein — translation MSRFRFGLTFLLGLAALLSTDLALPYSYTMMRDADLRAQAPVVYTARVEAVLGGFATPGGIETRYRLSLGNVLQGRLRDRPIVLALPGGELPNGAGQMAYGVPTLKAGERVLLFAAVRRDGIHQAMQLSLGVFFEQTVGGQRVYMRYLDADSATPKSRNSSYQRVRDAAGFEMWLRDADAAPDDAPYFLDGPAFANEQAKFNLLRDTTSTQPIRWFQFDTNTALLWVSTVGSDPTITANRFTMLTNAANALTNDAGSRLTVTHASGTIASPDTHCNDLVSDGHSVLWNDPLNQLAGSYSCAGGGTLAFGGPCYSNALQNSNGQQYHNAFEGRITVQDGVGCEFNGNSGADGAEVMLHEMGHVVGLAHSCGDSATGSCSGGSAADNAIMRAFAHLDGRGATLQPDDLAALTFVYPVPAVPPNLTISDVSVTEGNAGTTTATFTVSLSAATNQAVTFNFATADGTATTANSDYVSSSGSRNIAAGQTSTTINVTVNGDTAIEANETFVVNLTNVVNAVAVDAQGTGTITNDDVPPTLSINDASVTEGNAGTKLMTFTVSLSAASSQLVTATFNSANGTATTANADYLVASGLVSLPAGQLSASVNVTINGDTAQEADETLFVNLSSPSNATLADGQGLGTILDDDNRIFAHSFE, via the coding sequence ATGTCTCGCTTTCGCTTTGGTCTTACGTTCCTGCTTGGTCTCGCCGCCTTACTGAGCACTGACCTCGCACTGCCTTACAGTTACACCATGATGCGGGACGCCGACCTGCGCGCGCAGGCACCGGTGGTCTACACCGCGCGCGTTGAGGCAGTGCTAGGCGGCTTTGCGACCCCTGGCGGCATTGAAACCCGCTATCGGCTCAGCCTTGGCAACGTGCTGCAAGGGCGGCTGCGCGACCGACCAATCGTGCTGGCGCTGCCAGGGGGCGAACTGCCCAATGGTGCGGGGCAAATGGCCTACGGTGTGCCGACCCTGAAAGCTGGCGAACGCGTGCTGCTGTTTGCGGCAGTGCGCCGTGACGGCATTCACCAGGCCATGCAGCTGAGCCTCGGTGTGTTTTTTGAACAAACGGTGGGCGGGCAGCGTGTTTACATGCGCTATCTGGACGCTGACAGCGCGACACCCAAGTCCCGCAATAGCAGCTACCAGCGCGTCCGCGATGCCGCGGGCTTCGAGATGTGGCTGCGCGACGCCGACGCGGCACCCGACGATGCGCCGTATTTCTTGGATGGGCCAGCGTTTGCCAACGAGCAGGCCAAGTTCAATCTGCTGCGCGATACGACGAGCACACAACCCATCCGTTGGTTTCAGTTTGATACGAACACGGCGCTGCTTTGGGTGTCGACCGTCGGCAGTGATCCAACGATCACAGCAAACCGCTTTACCATGCTGACGAACGCCGCCAATGCGTTGACCAATGATGCTGGGAGTCGGCTGACCGTGACGCACGCGTCGGGCACGATCGCGTCGCCCGACACGCACTGCAATGACTTGGTTTCGGATGGCCATAGCGTGCTGTGGAACGACCCGTTGAATCAGTTGGCGGGTTCATACAGCTGTGCGGGCGGCGGCACGCTCGCGTTTGGTGGCCCGTGCTACTCGAATGCCCTGCAGAACTCCAACGGTCAGCAGTATCACAACGCTTTCGAAGGCCGCATTACGGTGCAGGATGGCGTCGGCTGTGAGTTCAACGGCAACAGTGGTGCGGATGGCGCCGAGGTGATGCTGCATGAGATGGGGCACGTTGTCGGGCTCGCGCACTCGTGTGGCGACTCGGCAACGGGCAGTTGCTCTGGTGGCAGTGCTGCCGATAACGCCATCATGCGGGCGTTTGCGCATCTCGATGGACGGGGTGCCACGTTGCAGCCCGACGACCTGGCGGCCCTCACATTTGTCTATCCGGTTCCCGCCGTTCCGCCGAATCTGACCATTTCTGACGTGTCCGTCACGGAAGGCAATGCGGGCACCACTACGGCGACGTTTACGGTCAGCCTCAGCGCGGCCACGAATCAGGCGGTTACGTTCAACTTTGCGACCGCAGATGGGACTGCGACAACGGCCAATTCGGACTACGTGAGCAGCTCCGGATCGCGCAATATTGCCGCAGGGCAGACCAGTACGACGATCAACGTCACGGTCAACGGCGACACCGCCATCGAGGCCAACGAGACGTTTGTTGTCAACCTCACGAATGTCGTCAATGCGGTGGCGGTCGATGCCCAAGGCACCGGGACCATCACGAACGACGATGTCCCACCGACACTCAGCATCAACGATGCGAGCGTGACCGAAGGCAACGCAGGCACCAAGCTGATGACGTTTACGGTGAGTTTGAGTGCGGCCAGCAGCCAATTGGTCACCGCAACGTTCAATTCGGCAAACGGTACTGCCACGACTGCGAACGCCGACTATCTGGTCGCGAGCGGCTTGGTTTCATTGCCGGCCGGGCAACTCAGCGCGTCCGTCAACGTGACGATCAATGGCGACACGGCGCAAGAGGCCGATGAGACGCTGTTCGTCAACTTGAGCAGCCCAAGCAATGCGACATTGGCCGACGGTCAGGGCCTGGGCACGATTCTGGACGACGACAATCGAATCTTTGCCCATAGCTTTGAGTAG